In the Hordeum vulgare subsp. vulgare unplaced genomic scaffold, MorexV3_pseudomolecules_assembly, whole genome shotgun sequence genome, one interval contains:
- the LOC123418192 gene encoding putative cytochrome c biosynthesis ccmC-like mitochondrial protein, which produces MFLWDISAPPDLQQGGNSRISYVHVPAARMSIVIYIATAINSSLFPLTKHPLFLRSSGTGTEIGAFSTLFTLVTGGFRGRPMWGTFRVWDARLTSVFILFLIYLGALRFQKLPVEPAPISIRAGPIDIPIIKSPVNWWNTSHQPGSISRSGTSIHVPMPIPILSNFANFPFSTRILFVLETRLPIPSFPESPLTEEIEAREGIPLKT; this is translated from the coding sequence ATGTTTTTGTGGGACATATCCGCACCACCAGATCTTCAACAAGGTGGAAATTCTCGTATTTCGTATGTACATGTTCCTGCGGCTCGGATGAGTATAGTTATTTATATCGCGACAGCTATAAACAGTTCCTTGTTCCCATTAACAAAACATCCCCTTTTTCTTCGCTCTTCCGGAACCGGTACAGAAATTGGTGCTTTTTCTACTTTGTTTACGTTAGTGACTGGGGGGTTTCGGGGAAGGCCTATGTGGGGTACCTTTCGGGTGTGGGATGCTCGTTTAACTTCTGTATTCATCTTGTTCCTTATTTACCTGGGTGCACTGCGTTTTCAAAAGCTTCCTGTCGAACCGGCTCCTATTTCAATCCGTGCTGGACCGATCGATATACCAATAATAAAGTCTCCAGTCAACTGGTGGAATACATCGCATCAACCTGGGAGCATTAGCCGATCTGGTACATCAATACATGTTCCTATGCCCATTCCAATCTTGTCTAACTTTGCTAACTTCCCCTTCTCTACCCGTATCTTGTTCGTTCTGGAAACACGTCTTCCTATTCCATCTTTTCCCGAATCTCCCTTAACGGAAGAAATAGAAGCTCGAGAAGGAATACCACTAAAAACCTAG